Proteins from one Methanococcus maripaludis C5 genomic window:
- a CDS encoding selenium-binding protein, with amino-acid sequence MVFEGKFIITTADDIPGLGLYYMGIVSAVSDNVDAIVKDLEEQVLAKGGMGLIAFRITCADGKYLGYGTAVKADEAQFTMA; translated from the coding sequence ATGGTTTTTGAAGGAAAGTTTATAATTACTACTGCAGACGACATTCCCGGACTTGGTCTGTACTATATGGGCATAGTTTCTGCAGTATCCGATAACGTAGATGCTATCGTTAAAGATTTGGAAGAACAAGTACTTGCTAAAGGAGGCATGGGATTAATTGCTTTTAGAATTACTTGTGCAGACGGTAAATATTTGGGATACGGTACTGCAGTTAAGGCGGACGAAGCTCAGTTTACAATGGCATAA
- a CDS encoding carbonic anhydrase, whose translation MGENAKPKKKLAIVTCMDTRLVNFLSEKLGIAQGDAKVIKNAGNIITEDVIRSLVVAVYLLDVEDIMIVGHTDCGMAAADFEIVKKKMVERGANPNFTPDFEAWLGRMHCEETNVVEGVELLKNHPAFPKDINIDGYIMDIETGDLVKIA comes from the coding sequence TTGGGAGAAAATGCAAAACCAAAGAAGAAACTCGCAATTGTGACCTGCATGGATACTAGACTCGTCAACTTTCTTTCTGAAAAGCTCGGAATAGCTCAAGGTGACGCGAAAGTAATCAAAAACGCAGGAAATATCATAACAGAAGATGTAATCAGGTCTTTAGTAGTTGCAGTATATTTACTGGATGTTGAAGACATTATGATTGTTGGCCATACTGATTGTGGAATGGCAGCTGCAGACTTTGAAATAGTCAAGAAAAAAATGGTAGAGCGAGGTGCAAATCCAAATTTCACCCCTGATTTCGAAGCATGGCTTGGCAGAATGCACTGCGAAGAAACCAATGTTGTCGAAGGTGTTGAACTTTTGAAAAACCACCCTGCATTCCCTAAAGATATCAATATCGATGGATATATAATGGATATTGAAACTGGGGATTTAGTAAAAATAGCCTAA
- a CDS encoding cache domain-containing protein: MNTIPPIKRLGTKLIIYSIITALIPIVMLGAVSTDTINTEMTKQAQEKINDDLNTAESVVNLKLDKISAMNRYIVLNENTVDILKNKDISELKNLALSYKDASDPDFVVFFDNTGQVIARSNSDVSGDISYDNLFKKVVNSTGYTSIEVLDKEAIKYEDVDEVVNIDIKGTEDSIDSTDSVQDSAMALISMEPIYDEDGTLLGAAMAVDILNKDYSIVDTVKDASKDATTIFLDGVRISTNVQDNGGRAIGTLVSEEVYKYVVLGGNTYYGRAFVVNEWYLTAYEPIYDSDDKIIGMLFVGTPESKFLALQADVRNQTFAVGLIGLFIALLVSYLINRGIIKPLEQLKQGAERLSNGRYDQKVIVDSDDEFGELAKAFNKMATQINISDEKLKKHAEELKASYNELKELDNLKSELIAIVSHELRTPLTSIKGYVELVLDGTMGAINDSQRKCLQVADDNIVRLRRLIESMLDLSKIERGELEMYREKVNICEIVGDVIQYLKPLATEKNIKLNKNVEKITLEADKDRITQVLTNLIENAIKFSPANESILVNGTLEDEGLHLKVTDHGAGIPKKDMEKVFDRFYQVDSSTKRKKGGSGLGLAVCKSIVEAHGGSIWVESELGKGSTFHIILPISVEGQ, encoded by the coding sequence ATGAACACTATACCACCTATTAAACGATTAGGAACTAAATTGATAATTTATTCCATAATCACGGCATTGATTCCAATAGTAATGCTTGGTGCAGTATCCACCGATACAATAAACACTGAGATGACAAAACAAGCACAGGAAAAGATAAATGACGATTTAAACACTGCAGAAAGTGTGGTAAATCTTAAATTGGATAAAATATCTGCAATGAACAGATATATTGTTTTAAATGAAAATACTGTTGATATTTTAAAGAATAAGGATATTTCTGAACTAAAGAATCTGGCACTATCCTACAAAGATGCATCAGATCCTGATTTCGTAGTTTTTTTCGATAACACTGGACAAGTAATTGCAAGATCAAATTCTGATGTAAGTGGGGATATATCTTATGATAATCTTTTTAAAAAGGTGGTAAATAGTACAGGGTATACCTCGATAGAAGTTCTCGATAAAGAAGCCATAAAATACGAAGATGTCGATGAAGTTGTAAATATTGATATAAAAGGAACGGAAGATTCAATAGATTCAACAGACAGTGTTCAGGATAGTGCAATGGCTTTAATATCCATGGAACCAATTTATGATGAAGATGGAACCTTGCTTGGGGCTGCAATGGCTGTTGATATATTAAATAAGGATTATTCTATAGTGGATACAGTAAAAGATGCTTCAAAAGATGCCACAACAATATTTTTGGACGGTGTTAGAATATCTACCAATGTTCAGGACAATGGTGGAAGGGCCATTGGAACACTAGTTTCAGAAGAGGTTTATAAATATGTTGTTTTAGGTGGGAACACATATTATGGTAGGGCATTTGTGGTAAATGAATGGTATTTAACTGCTTACGAACCAATTTATGATTCAGATGATAAAATTATTGGAATGCTCTTTGTAGGTACGCCTGAAAGTAAATTTTTGGCATTACAGGCAGATGTTAGAAACCAAACCTTTGCAGTAGGATTGATTGGTTTATTCATTGCTTTACTTGTATCTTACCTAATAAACCGTGGAATAATAAAGCCACTCGAACAGTTGAAACAGGGTGCTGAGCGTTTAAGTAATGGTAGATATGACCAAAAGGTTATTGTTGATTCAGATGATGAGTTTGGGGAACTTGCGAAAGCTTTTAACAAAATGGCAACTCAAATTAATATTTCCGACGAAAAACTAAAAAAACACGCAGAAGAATTGAAAGCATCATACAATGAATTAAAAGAACTCGATAATTTAAAATCAGAGTTAATTGCAATCGTTTCACATGAATTGAGGACACCTCTTACTTCCATAAAAGGTTACGTTGAACTAGTTCTTGATGGAACGATGGGTGCAATAAATGACTCGCAAAGAAAATGTTTACAAGTCGCAGATGATAATATAGTGCGACTTAGGAGATTAATCGAGAGCATGCTTGATCTTTCAAAGATAGAGCGTGGAGAACTTGAAATGTATCGGGAAAAAGTGAATATCTGCGAAATCGTAGGCGATGTTATTCAATATTTAAAGCCACTCGCAACAGAAAAAAATATTAAATTAAATAAGAACGTTGAAAAGATCACGCTAGAAGCCGATAAAGATAGAATTACTCAAGTTCTCACTAATTTGATAGAAAATGCGATAAAATTCAGCCCTGCAAATGAATCTATACTGGTAAACGGGACTTTAGAAGACGAAGGTCTGCACTTAAAAGTAACGGATCATGGAGCAGGTATTCCTAAAAAAGATATGGAAAAAGTATTTGATAGGTTTTATCAGGTTGATTCATCAACAAAACGGAAAAAAGGCGGATCTGGACTGGGGCTTGCAGTCTGCAAGAGTATTGTTGAAGCACATGGTGGTTCAATCTGGGTTGAAAGTGAACTTGGAAAAGGAAGTACTTTCCATATAATACTTCCAATTTCTGTCGAAGGGCAGTAA
- the pfkC gene encoding ADP-specific phosphofructokinase — translation MELINHVKDFSNVSIFLAYNVNVDALKYLADSSDIEKLKENFSDSEIITKIEEYPRTIEKPIDFVARLIHAMKSGKPAEVPLKNNLEIDTFLNSLTYNEERMGGQVGIISNLLSILDLKKIIFYSPILAKKQAEMFENNENLVFPNIIDGKLVLKKPIDSFKNDELKINRIFEYKEDIEFYLQNEKIITPQSNRFIVASRPENLRIEIKEELKSHLPEVGKLVDCAIISGVQAIKEEYSDGKTAEYYLNRVKEDIKSLKKENKDLKVHFEFASIQNTEMRKKIAESILPEVDCVGMDETEIANIIHVLGYEDLSEGILKHSKIEDVVKASKILFEKYNLEGMQVHTMYYIMYLCKKGGILSDESLEKTLEFATILASTKAALGQISNIDDLKTGLEIPHNKHGKVLKEIVEKLSKEKELEDYRIILVPSRIVENPKSTVGLGDTISAGAFVGYVSELKKLKK, via the coding sequence ATGGAACTGATTAATCACGTTAAAGACTTTTCAAACGTATCTATTTTTTTAGCATATAATGTAAATGTCGATGCATTGAAATACTTGGCAGATTCGTCAGATATTGAAAAATTAAAGGAAAATTTTAGTGATTCAGAAATAATTACAAAAATTGAAGAATATCCTCGAACAATTGAAAAACCGATAGATTTTGTTGCAAGATTAATTCATGCTATGAAATCTGGAAAACCTGCAGAAGTTCCATTAAAAAATAATTTAGAAATTGATACTTTTTTAAACAGTTTAACTTACAATGAAGAAAGAATGGGCGGCCAGGTAGGAATAATCTCAAATTTACTCTCTATTTTAGATTTAAAAAAAATAATTTTCTATTCACCGATTTTAGCAAAAAAACAGGCTGAAATGTTTGAAAATAATGAAAATTTAGTATTTCCAAATATAATCGATGGAAAATTAGTTTTAAAAAAACCAATTGACTCTTTTAAAAACGATGAACTTAAAATAAACAGAATTTTTGAGTATAAGGAGGATATTGAATTTTATTTACAGAATGAAAAAATCATAACTCCGCAAAGTAACAGGTTTATCGTTGCATCCCGCCCTGAAAATTTGCGAATTGAAATAAAAGAAGAATTGAAAAGTCATCTACCTGAAGTTGGTAAATTAGTTGATTGTGCAATAATTTCAGGTGTTCAGGCGATAAAAGAGGAATATTCTGATGGAAAAACTGCAGAATATTACCTAAATCGAGTTAAAGAAGATATAAAATCGCTAAAAAAAGAAAATAAAGATTTAAAAGTTCATTTTGAATTTGCATCAATCCAAAACACTGAAATGAGAAAAAAAATTGCAGAATCGATCTTGCCTGAAGTTGACTGTGTTGGAATGGATGAAACTGAAATTGCAAACATAATCCATGTTTTAGGCTATGAAGATTTAAGTGAAGGAATTTTAAAACACAGTAAAATTGAAGATGTTGTAAAAGCTTCAAAAATACTTTTTGAAAAGTACAATTTAGAAGGAATGCAAGTACATACAATGTACTACATAATGTACCTCTGTAAAAAAGGCGGCATTTTAAGTGATGAATCTTTAGAAAAAACTCTCGAATTTGCAACAATCTTAGCTTCGACAAAAGCGGCCCTCGGACAAATTTCAAATATTGATGATTTAAAAACAGGACTTGAAATTCCACATAACAAACATGGTAAAGTCCTAAAAGAGATAGTTGAAAAACTTTCAAAAGAAAAAGAATTAGAGGATTATAGGATTATTTTAGTTCCTTCAAGAATCGTTGAGAACCCAAAAAGTACCGTTGGACTTGGAGATACAATTTCAGCAGGTGCTTTCGTTGGATATGTATCTGAACTTAAAAAATTAAAAAAGTAA
- a CDS encoding formate/nitrite transporter family protein, with product MDVNPPDKMVELAGNAGQVKGNLSPSQLLVRGVMGGAYIAMGGGLATVVGTGIGAAMGAGLGKFMAAAVFPVGLILIVLTGMELVTGDMMLLPVAVFQKKASYAQLIKVWIYVYIGNLIGSLIYASMMAFGPLRSFDSATGAASVNAFGQTAIGTAQAKVLPYMAAGSAGWLAALVKGIGCNWLVNLAVIGSMASTSILGKFFMIWFPIMAFVATGFEHCVANMYFIPAGMMLGATVTVVDWWIWNIIPVTIGNIIGAVVFVSMIYQFAYGKKI from the coding sequence ATGGATGTAAACCCACCTGATAAAATGGTGGAACTTGCAGGAAATGCAGGTCAAGTAAAAGGAAACCTTAGTCCAAGCCAACTTCTTGTCAGAGGAGTTATGGGCGGTGCTTACATTGCAATGGGTGGTGGACTCGCTACCGTTGTAGGAACAGGTATAGGTGCAGCAATGGGTGCCGGTTTAGGTAAATTCATGGCAGCCGCAGTATTCCCCGTAGGGCTGATCTTAATTGTCTTAACCGGAATGGAACTAGTTACTGGAGATATGATGTTATTGCCAGTGGCAGTTTTCCAGAAAAAGGCATCATATGCACAGTTGATTAAAGTATGGATTTATGTTTACATTGGTAACCTCATTGGTTCCTTAATATATGCTTCAATGATGGCATTTGGCCCATTGAGATCATTTGACTCAGCAACGGGTGCAGCAAGTGTAAATGCATTTGGTCAAACTGCAATAGGTACTGCCCAAGCTAAAGTTTTACCTTACATGGCAGCAGGATCCGCAGGATGGCTTGCAGCACTCGTTAAGGGTATTGGTTGTAACTGGTTGGTTAACCTTGCAGTTATTGGTTCAATGGCTTCAACAAGTATTCTTGGTAAATTCTTCATGATATGGTTCCCAATCATGGCGTTCGTTGCAACAGGTTTTGAGCACTGTGTGGCAAACATGTACTTTATCCCTGCAGGTATGATGCTAGGTGCAACAGTAACTGTTGTAGATTGGTGGATTTGGAATATAATTCCAGTAACTATTGGAAATATTATTGGTGCAGTGGTATTCGTATCAATGATCTACCAGTTCGCATACGGTAAAAAAATCTAA
- a CDS encoding FIST signal transduction protein — MEFIEFGYGTSTDKNSLKAGAHAASDALKMMKKYSEKPNIVFLYSSPDYDPEEVLNGVKLILGNTVQIVGGSSKFQVCGNKFLENGVSIGILGSKYFSTGMGVGLGISINPKESGKKAVKDAVENLGMLPKLLYVIMDFCKCEEQVLKGVVEELGVTIPVFGGVSSDNFEFEHTYQYGNDVYLDSIVCVAFGGDIVPKISYNNYEYNENQGKLENLITKSEKRSIEEIGKVSAVKRYIEISGYEGSEKELEKDPEFYLSHPLGILDTAGDIHFKGPIAIKNKKLITGSNISNSNELKIENIDKNELKHIFETNTNVLKNTQPHYDPAFTFCNISSFLSEIDPEKIGKLIENSDVNPFFGSSTFGEISFRKYGNYSMSMCSFAPDLVTISAKEGIHMFTKHPATKETLLKIHELGGSVKVEELAKALGIHRRSAYDRIDPLLKYGFIEKDQAVITITDFGKLLLKFEF; from the coding sequence GTGGAATTTATCGAATTCGGGTATGGTACTTCAACAGATAAAAATTCTTTAAAGGCTGGTGCACATGCTGCATCCGATGCTTTGAAAATGATGAAAAAGTATTCGGAAAAGCCCAATATTGTATTTTTGTATTCTTCTCCAGATTACGATCCTGAAGAAGTGCTTAATGGTGTTAAATTAATACTTGGAAATACTGTCCAGATAGTTGGTGGAAGTTCAAAATTTCAAGTTTGTGGAAATAAATTTTTAGAAAACGGCGTTTCAATTGGAATTTTGGGTTCAAAATACTTCAGTACTGGAATGGGGGTTGGACTTGGAATTTCGATAAATCCAAAAGAATCTGGAAAAAAAGCAGTTAAAGATGCAGTTGAAAACCTCGGAATGCTTCCAAAGCTGCTTTATGTAATAATGGATTTTTGCAAATGCGAAGAACAGGTTTTAAAAGGAGTTGTTGAAGAACTCGGTGTCACGATACCTGTTTTTGGAGGAGTTTCTTCAGATAATTTCGAATTTGAACATACATACCAATATGGAAACGATGTTTATCTAGACAGTATCGTTTGTGTCGCATTTGGCGGAGATATAGTGCCCAAAATTTCATATAATAACTACGAGTATAACGAAAATCAGGGAAAATTAGAAAATTTAATTACTAAATCAGAAAAACGTTCCATTGAAGAAATAGGCAAGGTTTCGGCAGTAAAAAGATATATTGAAATTTCAGGATACGAAGGTTCTGAAAAAGAGCTTGAAAAAGATCCAGAATTTTATTTATCTCATCCATTAGGTATTTTAGATACAGCAGGAGATATCCACTTTAAAGGTCCGATAGCAATTAAAAACAAGAAATTAATTACTGGATCGAATATAAGCAATTCAAATGAATTGAAAATAGAAAATATTGATAAAAACGAGTTAAAACATATATTTGAAACGAATACTAATGTTTTAAAAAATACTCAACCACATTACGATCCTGCATTCACATTTTGCAATATTTCATCATTCTTGTCAGAGATTGATCCTGAAAAAATTGGAAAACTAATTGAAAATTCAGACGTAAATCCATTTTTTGGAAGTTCAACGTTTGGAGAAATTTCTTTTAGAAAATACGGAAACTATTCAATGAGCATGTGTTCTTTTGCACCAGATTTAGTTACAATAAGTGCTAAAGAAGGAATTCACATGTTTACAAAACACCCTGCAACAAAAGAAACACTTTTAAAAATCCATGAGCTTGGAGGTTCCGTAAAAGTTGAAGAACTTGCAAAAGCGCTTGGAATTCATAGAAGATCCGCATACGATAGGATCGATCCGCTCTTAAAATATGGATTTATCGAAAAAGATCAGGCAGTTATTACTATAACAGATTTTGGAAAACTACTGCTTAAATTCGAATTTTAA
- a CDS encoding Coenzyme F420 hydrogenase/dehydrogenase, beta subunit C-terminal domain → MSNEMYYVQASDPAILEKGECGGAVTALFKYLLDKGIVDGVLALKKGVDVYDAIPTFVTSSEDLLSTAGSLHCAPTMWGGIIKEYLQDAKIAVPVKPCDMRAIVELAKRAQINLDNVYMIGLNCGGTVPPKTAMEMIKLFYEVDPKDVVKEEIDKGKFIIVMNDGSHKEVKMHDLEDNGYGRRVNCQRCDEKIPRKADIAAGNWGVIGEDAGKYTFMEVCTEKGKQLLEDAEKDGYIKKKSPNPKGIEIRAKVESSMLKMGEDYKNKWLEEEYPTIEEWNRQWNKCIKCYGCRDVCPVCFCRECALNADYLDSGSIPPNPIMFQGVRMSHMAFSCVNCGQCEDVCPMEIPVARIFHKVQEKTRKELGYRPGVDDEAPPALGGSCPTQ, encoded by the coding sequence ATGAGCAATGAAATGTATTATGTACAGGCTTCTGACCCAGCAATACTCGAAAAAGGAGAATGTGGTGGTGCAGTTACCGCACTATTCAAATATCTTTTAGACAAGGGTATTGTAGATGGTGTTTTAGCTTTGAAAAAAGGTGTCGATGTATATGACGCAATTCCAACGTTTGTTACATCTTCAGAAGATTTGTTGAGTACTGCAGGTTCTCTCCACTGCGCCCCTACAATGTGGGGCGGAATTATAAAAGAATACTTACAAGATGCAAAAATTGCAGTTCCCGTAAAACCTTGTGACATGAGGGCAATTGTTGAACTTGCAAAAAGAGCACAGATTAATCTTGACAATGTCTACATGATTGGATTAAATTGCGGTGGAACGGTTCCTCCAAAAACCGCAATGGAAATGATAAAATTGTTCTACGAAGTAGATCCAAAAGACGTTGTAAAAGAAGAAATCGACAAGGGTAAGTTTATAATCGTAATGAACGACGGATCCCACAAAGAAGTTAAAATGCACGATCTCGAAGACAACGGCTACGGAAGAAGAGTAAACTGTCAGAGATGTGATGAAAAAATCCCAAGAAAAGCAGACATTGCTGCTGGAAACTGGGGTGTAATTGGAGAGGATGCTGGAAAATATACCTTCATGGAGGTATGCACTGAAAAAGGTAAGCAATTACTTGAGGATGCAGAAAAAGATGGATATATTAAGAAAAAATCTCCAAATCCAAAAGGAATTGAAATAAGGGCCAAAGTAGAAAGCTCAATGTTGAAAATGGGCGAAGACTACAAAAACAAATGGTTGGAAGAAGAATATCCAACAATTGAAGAATGGAACAGGCAATGGAATAAATGTATAAAATGCTACGGCTGTAGGGATGTATGTCCAGTATGTTTCTGTAGAGAATGTGCACTTAATGCAGACTACCTCGATTCAGGATCAATACCTCCTAATCCAATAATGTTCCAGGGAGTTAGAATGTCACACATGGCATTTAGCTGTGTAAACTGCGGCCAGTGTGAAGATGTATGTCCTATGGAAATTCCAGTTGCAAGAATATTCCACAAAGTTCAGGAAAAAACAAGAAAAGAGCTTGGATACAGGCCAGGTGTCGATGATGAAGCACCACCTGCTCTTGGAGGCTCATGCCCAACCCAATAA
- a CDS encoding formate dehydrogenase H subunit alpha, selenocysteine-containing, with translation MELNFIHTICPYCGTGCGVDLVVKDGTLVGTNPFKRHPVNEGKTCIKGSYCHEFVHRDDRLTTPLIRKNGELVEASWDEALDLISGKLQNYSPEEIGFFSSARCTNEDNYVFQKFARTVMKTNNVDHCARLUHSATVVGLGQAFGSGAMTNSISDIEDADCIFIIGSNTFEQHPLIARRVVRAKEKGTKIIVIDPRYTPTAKQADLYLQLLPGTNIAVLNAIMNVIVKENLIDEEFIKNRTKGYEELKKTLETYTPEYASKLSGVAPELIVEAAKMYGSAGAASILYCMGITQFTTGVNNVKSCCNLAMITGNIGKPGTGVNPLRGQNNVQGACDMGALPNVFPGYQAVPANHEKYAEAWNTTVDPNVGLSIPDMLAKAGEQVKCVYVMGENPMVSDPDIHHVEHALKSLDLLIVQDIFLTETAQVADVVLPGASWAEKDGTFSNTERRIQKINKAVDSPGEAIADWKIVKMIAEKMGQGELFNFETPEEVFQEIAKVTPQYAGVTYDRLGVDGLHWPCKTCEDPGTPILHCQKCLTPDGLGNIFAIDYADPDEMADSEYPMVLTTGRIIFHYHTGTMTRRSKHMADEINEGFVEIHPDDAKNMGIKNKQKVKVSTRRGEVVVNAKVTPNIKQGVVFMPFHFAETAANILTNPAQDPNCKIPEYKVCAAKVEKI, from the coding sequence ATGGAATTAAACTTTATCCATACGATTTGCCCATATTGCGGAACAGGCTGCGGTGTGGACCTCGTAGTAAAGGATGGGACACTTGTTGGGACCAATCCTTTTAAAAGACACCCTGTAAATGAGGGAAAAACCTGTATTAAAGGTAGTTATTGTCACGAATTTGTACACCGTGATGATAGGTTGACAACTCCATTAATCAGAAAAAATGGAGAATTGGTGGAAGCATCATGGGATGAAGCACTCGACCTGATTTCTGGTAAATTACAAAATTATTCCCCTGAAGAAATCGGATTCTTTTCATCTGCAAGATGTACCAATGAAGACAACTATGTATTTCAAAAATTTGCAAGAACAGTAATGAAAACTAATAATGTTGATCACTGTGCGAGACTTTGACACTCGGCAACTGTGGTCGGTTTAGGGCAAGCCTTTGGTTCAGGTGCTATGACAAATTCAATTTCTGATATAGAAGATGCAGACTGTATATTCATAATCGGTTCAAATACGTTTGAACAACACCCTTTGATTGCGAGAAGAGTCGTTCGAGCAAAAGAAAAAGGAACTAAAATAATTGTAATAGATCCAAGATACACGCCAACTGCAAAACAGGCTGATTTGTACTTACAGTTATTACCTGGTACAAATATTGCAGTATTGAATGCAATAATGAATGTTATTGTAAAAGAAAACTTGATCGATGAAGAATTCATCAAAAATAGAACAAAAGGATACGAAGAACTTAAGAAAACGCTTGAAACCTATACTCCTGAGTATGCATCAAAATTATCCGGTGTAGCTCCGGAATTAATTGTCGAAGCTGCTAAAATGTATGGTAGTGCAGGTGCAGCATCGATACTTTACTGTATGGGTATAACGCAATTTACAACTGGTGTAAACAACGTAAAATCTTGCTGTAACTTGGCAATGATTACCGGAAACATCGGAAAACCCGGAACTGGTGTAAATCCATTAAGGGGCCAAAATAACGTTCAGGGAGCATGTGACATGGGTGCACTTCCAAACGTATTCCCTGGATATCAGGCAGTTCCTGCAAACCATGAAAAATATGCGGAAGCATGGAATACCACTGTTGATCCAAATGTCGGTCTTTCGATTCCAGACATGCTTGCAAAAGCTGGAGAACAGGTTAAATGTGTTTACGTAATGGGTGAAAACCCAATGGTCTCAGACCCAGACATTCACCACGTGGAGCATGCGTTAAAAAGTCTTGATTTATTGATAGTTCAGGATATTTTCTTAACAGAAACTGCACAGGTTGCAGATGTAGTTTTACCTGGAGCTTCATGGGCTGAAAAGGATGGAACTTTCTCAAATACTGAAAGAAGAATCCAAAAAATCAATAAAGCAGTAGATTCTCCGGGTGAAGCAATTGCTGACTGGAAAATCGTAAAAATGATTGCCGAAAAGATGGGTCAGGGAGAATTATTCAACTTTGAAACTCCTGAAGAAGTATTCCAAGAAATTGCAAAAGTAACTCCTCAATATGCAGGTGTAACTTACGACAGACTTGGTGTAGATGGACTCCACTGGCCATGCAAAACTTGTGAAGACCCAGGAACTCCGATTCTCCACTGTCAAAAATGTTTAACTCCTGATGGACTTGGAAACATCTTTGCAATAGATTATGCAGATCCAGACGAAATGGCAGATTCAGAATACCCAATGGTTCTTACAACAGGTAGGATCATTTTCCACTACCACACCGGAACAATGACCAGAAGAAGTAAGCACATGGCTGATGAAATAAACGAAGGATTTGTTGAAATTCATCCAGACGATGCTAAAAATATGGGAATTAAAAATAAACAAAAAGTCAAAGTTTCAACCCGTAGGGGCGAAGTTGTTGTAAATGCAAAAGTAACACCAAATATCAAACAAGGTGTCGTATTTATGCCATTCCACTTTGCAGAAACTGCAGCTAACATCTTAACAAATCCTGCTCAGGATCCAAACTGTAAAATCCCAGAATACAAAGTATGTGCTGCAAAAGTGGAGAAAATATAA
- a CDS encoding response regulator transcription factor gives MKKILVVEDEEDILNLVKIILEINNYDVIVAHDGYQGLEQIKENPDLIILDIMMPGMTGWEFLDKIRQDGFDIPVIVLTANAQMSTLETAIDKKVDDCIVKPFDREDLMEKVSTILNKN, from the coding sequence ATGAAAAAAATTTTAGTAGTTGAAGACGAAGAAGATATACTAAATTTAGTTAAAATTATTTTAGAAATTAACAATTATGATGTTATTGTGGCCCATGATGGATATCAAGGTCTCGAACAGATTAAAGAAAATCCTGATCTGATAATACTTGATATTATGATGCCAGGAATGACGGGTTGGGAGTTTTTAGATAAAATTAGACAAGATGGTTTTGATATTCCGGTAATTGTGTTGACTGCAAATGCTCAAATGAGTACTCTTGAAACTGCAATTGATAAAAAAGTTGATGATTGCATTGTTAAACCTTTTGATAGGGAAGATTTGATGGAAAAAGTTAGCACCATACTTAATAAAAATTAA